One segment of Mycolicibacterium sp. YH-1 DNA contains the following:
- the msrB gene encoding peptide-methionine (R)-S-oxide reductase MsrB gives MSPKVELTDDEWRAKLTPDEYAVLRQAGTERPFTGEYTDTKTEGVYQCRACGTELFRSTEKFESHCGWPSFFDPADSDAVILKTDDSMGMRRVEVICANCHSHLGHVFEGEGYPTPTDQRYCINSISLKLVPAQS, from the coding sequence ATGAGCCCCAAAGTTGAACTGACCGACGATGAGTGGCGCGCGAAGCTCACCCCCGACGAGTACGCGGTACTTCGCCAGGCGGGCACCGAGCGGCCCTTCACCGGCGAGTACACCGACACCAAGACCGAGGGCGTCTATCAGTGCCGCGCCTGCGGCACCGAACTCTTCCGCAGCACCGAGAAGTTCGAATCCCACTGCGGCTGGCCGTCGTTCTTCGACCCGGCCGACTCCGACGCGGTCATCCTCAAGACCGACGACTCGATGGGCATGCGTCGCGTCGAGGTGATCTGCGCGAACTGCCACAGCCACCTCGGGCACGTCTTCGAGGGCGAGGGTTACCCGACCCCGACTGACCAGCGGTACTGCATCAACTCCATCTCGCTGAAGCTGGTGCCGGCGCAATCCTGA
- the aftC gene encoding arabinofuranan 3-O-arabinosyltransferase, translating to MVAVPESLLSAFRPRTSPPSVATVLRSVLWPIAILSIFHRSYVLATNGYITDDFGPVYRAVINFKLGWDIYNENFQHVDPHYLYPPGGTLLLAPFGYLPVDASRYWFIFFNTVAILLAAYFLLRLFKYSMASVAAPALILAMFVTESVTSTLVYTNINGCILLGEVLFLMWLLDGRRNREWLAGIAIGLTVVVKPSLLPLLLLPVLNRQWRPLVGAFGVPLVFNAVAWPMVSDPMNFIHRTVPYILSTRDYFNSSILGNGIYYGLPMWLILAMRILFALLALGSLVLLYRYYRTRDPLFWLLTSSGVLLIASYLVTSLGQGYYSMMLFPFLMTVVLKNSVIRNWPAWLAIYGFMTMDRYLLAHWPTTGRFLEYMKITYGWSLMLIVVFCVLYFRYLDAKADGRLEDGIDPPWMTDDGERASVKA from the coding sequence CTGGTGGCGGTACCCGAATCCCTCCTGAGCGCCTTCCGGCCCCGCACCTCCCCACCCAGCGTTGCGACGGTGCTGCGTTCGGTGTTGTGGCCCATCGCGATCCTGTCGATCTTCCACCGCAGCTACGTGCTGGCGACCAACGGCTACATCACCGACGACTTCGGCCCCGTCTACCGCGCCGTCATCAACTTCAAGCTCGGCTGGGACATCTACAACGAGAACTTCCAGCACGTCGACCCGCACTACCTGTACCCGCCGGGTGGCACCTTGCTGCTGGCACCGTTCGGCTACCTGCCCGTCGACGCGTCCCGGTACTGGTTCATCTTCTTCAACACCGTGGCGATCCTGCTGGCCGCGTACTTCCTGCTGCGACTGTTCAAGTACTCGATGGCCTCGGTGGCGGCTCCGGCGTTGATCCTGGCGATGTTCGTCACCGAATCCGTCACCAGCACACTCGTTTACACCAACATCAACGGCTGCATCCTGCTCGGCGAGGTGCTGTTCCTGATGTGGCTGCTCGACGGCCGACGCAACCGCGAGTGGCTGGCCGGTATCGCCATCGGCCTCACCGTGGTGGTCAAACCGTCGTTGTTACCGCTACTGCTCCTGCCTGTGCTGAATCGTCAGTGGCGACCGCTGGTCGGCGCGTTCGGCGTGCCGCTGGTCTTCAACGCCGTGGCGTGGCCGATGGTCAGCGACCCGATGAACTTCATCCACCGCACCGTGCCCTACATCCTGAGCACCCGCGACTACTTCAACTCATCCATCCTCGGTAACGGCATCTACTACGGCCTGCCGATGTGGCTGATCCTGGCCATGCGCATTCTGTTCGCGCTGCTGGCCCTCGGCAGTCTGGTACTGCTGTACCGCTACTACCGCACCCGCGACCCGCTGTTCTGGTTGCTGACATCCTCCGGCGTGCTGCTCATCGCGTCCTACCTGGTGACGTCGCTGGGCCAGGGCTACTACTCGATGATGCTGTTCCCGTTCCTGATGACGGTGGTGCTGAAGAACTCGGTGATCCGCAATTGGCCTGCGTGGCTGGCGATATACGGGTTCATGACGATGGACCGCTACCTGCTCGCGCACTGGCCGACCACCGGCCGCTTCCTGGAGTACATGAAGATCACCTACGGCTGGTCGCTGATGCTGATCGTGGTGTTCTGCGTGCTCTACTTCCGTTATCTCGACGCCAAGGCCGACGGCCGCCTCGAGGACGGTATCGATCCGCCGTGGATGACGGACGATGGAGAGCGCGCTAGCGTTAAGGCATGA
- the hemQ gene encoding hydrogen peroxide-dependent heme synthase, whose protein sequence is MAKLDYDALNSMTRYMMLSVFSVQPEALGDDRSAVIDEAATFLKQQEADGVVVRGLYDVAGFRADADFMIWTHAERVESLQATYRAFRRTGLGLVSDPVWSAVALHRPAEFNKSHVPAFIAGEDPGDYICVYPFVRSLEWYLLPDDERRKMLVEHGMAGREYPDVRANTVPAFALGDYEWILAFEGPDLGRIVELMWKLRYTDARRHVREETPFFTGPRVAVEDLVTRLP, encoded by the coding sequence ATGGCCAAGCTCGACTACGACGCGCTCAACTCGATGACCCGGTACATGATGCTGTCGGTGTTCTCCGTGCAACCGGAGGCGTTGGGGGATGACCGTTCTGCGGTCATCGACGAGGCGGCGACCTTCCTCAAACAACAGGAGGCCGACGGCGTCGTCGTGCGGGGCCTGTATGACGTTGCGGGGTTCCGCGCGGACGCCGACTTCATGATCTGGACGCACGCCGAACGGGTGGAGTCACTGCAGGCGACCTACCGGGCGTTCCGTCGCACCGGACTCGGTCTGGTCAGCGACCCGGTGTGGAGTGCCGTGGCTCTGCACCGGCCCGCCGAGTTCAACAAGAGCCACGTTCCCGCGTTCATCGCGGGTGAGGATCCCGGCGACTACATCTGCGTGTACCCGTTCGTGCGATCACTGGAGTGGTACCTGCTGCCCGATGACGAGCGCCGCAAGATGCTCGTCGAGCACGGCATGGCCGGCCGCGAGTACCCGGATGTCCGCGCCAACACCGTGCCCGCGTTCGCGCTCGGCGACTACGAGTGGATCCTGGCTTTCGAGGGCCCGGATCTGGGTCGGATCGTCGAGCTGATGTGGAAGCTGCGCTACACCGATGCGCGCCGCCACGTCCGCGAGGAGACGCCGTTCTTCACCGGCCCGCGCGTCGCAGTCGAGGACCTGGTCACCCGACTGCCCTGA